One segment of Pseudodesulfovibrio sp. 5S69 DNA contains the following:
- a CDS encoding cold shock domain-containing protein, with protein sequence MNANTERKPDAPLLKGKVKWFSNEKGYGFITCNNDDYYFNVKAIRGAELPPNGSAVSFTPTRNNAGKLRANNVSILSVPKSPRERNDDRVTCTGCGRKMVPRIVFRRSYLKYGNSQPHYSMCPFCGTRYQDLSKCFIATAVYGADADSTNTLRAWRDNYLQPNPAGDILVRVYYRVSPPIADYLRDHPAWARRIRKVLDALVSHCDKKINRDYR encoded by the coding sequence ATGAACGCGAACACGGAAAGAAAGCCAGACGCTCCCCTCCTCAAGGGAAAGGTCAAATGGTTCAGCAATGAGAAGGGCTACGGATTCATAACCTGCAACAACGACGACTACTATTTCAACGTAAAGGCCATCCGCGGAGCGGAACTCCCGCCCAACGGAAGCGCCGTATCGTTCACGCCGACCCGGAACAACGCCGGGAAATTGCGCGCGAACAACGTCTCGATTCTCTCGGTTCCCAAGAGCCCGAGAGAGCGGAACGACGACAGGGTCACCTGCACCGGCTGCGGCCGGAAAATGGTGCCGAGGATTGTCTTCCGCAGGAGCTATCTGAAATACGGCAACAGCCAGCCCCACTATTCGATGTGCCCTTTTTGCGGCACAAGATACCAGGACCTGAGCAAATGCTTCATCGCCACCGCCGTCTACGGCGCGGACGCGGATTCCACCAACACGTTGCGCGCCTGGCGGGACAACTACCTCCAGCCGAATCCGGCAGGCGACATCCTGGTGCGAGTCTACTACCGGGTCTCTCCGCCCATAGCCGATTATCTGCGCGATCATCCGGCGTGGGCCCGGCGGATTCGGAAGGTTCTGGACGCGCTCGTCAGCCACTGCGACAAGAAGATCAACAGGGATTACCGCTGA
- a CDS encoding transposase codes for MDLENGAAVFVGEGRSRETLFPFWKRLKKTKAKIAAVATDMNAGYISAVVESLPETLVTAGQGNREEGYR; via the coding sequence ATGGATCTCGAAAATGGCGCGGCCGTCTTTGTCGGAGAAGGCCGAAGCCGCGAAACACTTTTTCCATTCTGGAAACGTCTCAAGAAAACCAAAGCCAAGATCGCGGCTGTGGCAACAGATATGAACGCTGGCTACATCAGCGCGGTCGTGGAAAGTCTGCCCGAAACTCTGGTCACAGCCGGACAAGGCAACAGGGAAGAAGGTTATCGCTGA
- a CDS encoding transposase, which translates to MATSARSWKVCPKLWSQPDKATGKKVIADWIARAEALKIRPLQVMARTLAAHRFGILAYYDPPISSGPIRRHEQQDQNTADRSTAAGIRNSSNSGSWASMNRSTLYSDEPKKGA; encoded by the coding sequence CTGGCTACATCAGCGCGGTCGTGGAAAGTCTGCCCGAAACTCTGGTCACAGCCGGACAAGGCAACAGGGAAGAAGGTTATCGCTGACTGGATAGCCAGGGCCGAAGCCTTGAAAATCCGACCCTTGCAGGTCATGGCGAGGACGCTTGCAGCACATCGCTTCGGCATCCTTGCTTATTACGATCCCCCCATCTCATCAGGCCCCATCAGAAGGCACGAACAACAAGATCAAAATACGGCAGACAGGTCTACGGCTGCCGGGATACGGAATTCTTCAAACTCAGGATCATGGGCATCCATGAATCGAAGTACGCTCTATTCGGATGAACCCAAAAAAGGCGCTTGA